Proteins encoded within one genomic window of Balaenoptera ricei isolate mBalRic1 chromosome 10, mBalRic1.hap2, whole genome shotgun sequence:
- the PCBP2 gene encoding poly(rC)-binding protein 2 isoform X8, translated as MDTGVIEGGLNVTLTIRLLMHGKEVGSIIGKKGESVKKMREESGARINISEGNCPERIITLAGPTNAIFKAFAMIIDKLEEDISSSMTNSTAASRPPVTLRLVVPASQCGSLIGKGGCKIKEIRESTGAQVQVAGDMLPNSTERAITIAGIPQSIIECVKQICVVMLETLSQSPPKGVTIPYRPKPSSSPVIFAGGQAYTIQGQYAIPQPDLTKLHQLAMQQSHFPMTHGNTGFSGIESSSPEVKGYWAGLDASAQTTSHELTIPNDLIGCIIGRQGAKINEIRQMSGAQIKIANPVEGSTDRQVTITGSAASISLAQYLINVSLENAKPSSQAASVTIPDHLSINLSQPSTPSSSSSSSTTTPSLATAGTSDAPSSLPNPLPTAPCVSSLLGMKPIPLLALNVVSAAKGAGASATTATTSAVPCVTNKLKSEKQRFSPY; from the exons ATGGACACCGGTGTGATTGAAGGTGGATTAAATGTCACTCTCACCATCCGGCTACTTATGCATGGAAAG GAAGTTGGCAGTATCATCGGAAAG AAAGGAGAATCAGTTAAGAAGATGCGTGAGGAG AGTGGTGCACGTATCAACATCTCAGAAGGGAATTGTCCTGAGAGGATTATCACTTTGGCTGGACCCACTAATGCCATCTTCAAAGCCTTTGCTATGATCATTGATAAACTGGAAGAG GACATCAGCAGCTCTATGACCAATAGCACAGCTGCCAGTAGACCCCCAGTCACCCTGAGGCTGGTGGTCCCTGCTAGTCAGTGTGGCTCTCTCATTGGGAAAGGTGGTTGCAAGATCAAGGAAATACGTGAG AGTACAGGGGCTCAGGTCCAGGTGGCAGGGGATATGCTCCCCAACTCAACTGAGCGGGCCATCACTATTGCTGGCATTCCGCAGTCCATCATTGAGTGTGTGAAACAGATCTGCGTGGTCATGTTGGA gactCTCTCCCAGTCCCCCCCGAAGGGCGTGACCATCCCGTACCGGCCCAAGCCGTCCAGTTCTCCAGTCATCTTTGCAGGTGGTCAG GCCTATACCATTCAAGGACAGTATGCCATTCCACAGCCAGAT TTGACCAAGCTGCACCAGTTGGCAATGCAACAGTCTCATTTTCCCATGACGCATGGCAACACCGGATTCAGTG GCATTGAATCCAGCTCTCCAGAGGTGAAAGGCTATTGGg CAGGTTTGGATGCATCTGCTCAGACTACTTCTCATGAACTCACCATTCCAAACGAT TTGATTGGCTGCATAATCGGGCGTCAAGGCGCCAAAATCAATGAGATCCGTCAGATGTCTGGGGCGCAGATCAAAATTGCGAACCCAGTGGAAGGATCTACTGATAGGCAGGTTACCATCACTGGATCTGCTGCCAGCATTAGCCTGGCTCAATATCTAATCAATGTCAG TTTAGAAAACGCTAAACCCTCCTCCCAGGCAGCCTCCGTCACGATCCCTGATCACCTCAGCATCAACCTCTCTCAACCCTccaccccttcttcttcttcttcctcctccaccaccaccccctcgcTCGCCACAGCGGGGACCTCCGACGCACCCTCCAGCCTCCCCAACCCTCTTCCGACCGCCCCTTGTGTCTCCAGTCTGCTTGGCATGAAACCCATCCCTCTCCTGGCTCTAAATGTTGTGTCTGCTGCTAAGGGTGCCGGGGCTTCAGCTACCACCGCCACCACCTCTGCCGTGCCATGTGTAACTAACAAACTGAAAAGCGAGAAACAGAGATTCTCTCCCTACTGA
- the PCBP2 gene encoding poly(rC)-binding protein 2 isoform X4: MDTGVIEGGLNVTLTIRLLMHGKEVGSIIGKKGESVKKMREESGARINISEGNCPERIITLAGPTNAIFKAFAMIIDKLEEDISSSMTNSTAASRPPVTLRLVVPASQCGSLIGKGGCKIKEIRESTGAQVQVAGDMLPNSTERAITIAGIPQSIIECVKQICVVMLETLSQSPPKGVTIPYRPKPSSSPVIFAGGQDRYSTGSDSASFPHTTPSMCLNPDLEGPPLEAYTIQGQYAIPQPDLTKLHQLAMQQSHFPMTHGNTGFSAGLDASAQTTSHELTIPNDLIGCIIGRQGAKINEIRQMSGAQIKIANPVEGSTDRQVTITGSAASISLAQYLINVSLENAKPSSQAASVTIPDHLSINLSQPSTPSSSSSSSTTTPSLATAGTSDAPSSLPNPLPTAPCVSSLLGMKPIPLLALNVVSAAKGAGASATTATTSAVPCVTNKLKSEKQRFSPY, from the exons ATGGACACCGGTGTGATTGAAGGTGGATTAAATGTCACTCTCACCATCCGGCTACTTATGCATGGAAAG GAAGTTGGCAGTATCATCGGAAAG AAAGGAGAATCAGTTAAGAAGATGCGTGAGGAG AGTGGTGCACGTATCAACATCTCAGAAGGGAATTGTCCTGAGAGGATTATCACTTTGGCTGGACCCACTAATGCCATCTTCAAAGCCTTTGCTATGATCATTGATAAACTGGAAGAG GACATCAGCAGCTCTATGACCAATAGCACAGCTGCCAGTAGACCCCCAGTCACCCTGAGGCTGGTGGTCCCTGCTAGTCAGTGTGGCTCTCTCATTGGGAAAGGTGGTTGCAAGATCAAGGAAATACGTGAG AGTACAGGGGCTCAGGTCCAGGTGGCAGGGGATATGCTCCCCAACTCAACTGAGCGGGCCATCACTATTGCTGGCATTCCGCAGTCCATCATTGAGTGTGTGAAACAGATCTGCGTGGTCATGTTGGA gactCTCTCCCAGTCCCCCCCGAAGGGCGTGACCATCCCGTACCGGCCCAAGCCGTCCAGTTCTCCAGTCATCTTTGCAGGTGGTCAG GACAGGTACAGCACAGGCAGCGACAGTGCGAGCTTTCCCCACACCACCCCGTCCATGTGCCTCAACCCTGACCTGGAGGGACCACCTCTAGAG GCCTATACCATTCAAGGACAGTATGCCATTCCACAGCCAGAT TTGACCAAGCTGCACCAGTTGGCAATGCAACAGTCTCATTTTCCCATGACGCATGGCAACACCGGATTCAGTG CAGGTTTGGATGCATCTGCTCAGACTACTTCTCATGAACTCACCATTCCAAACGAT TTGATTGGCTGCATAATCGGGCGTCAAGGCGCCAAAATCAATGAGATCCGTCAGATGTCTGGGGCGCAGATCAAAATTGCGAACCCAGTGGAAGGATCTACTGATAGGCAGGTTACCATCACTGGATCTGCTGCCAGCATTAGCCTGGCTCAATATCTAATCAATGTCAG TTTAGAAAACGCTAAACCCTCCTCCCAGGCAGCCTCCGTCACGATCCCTGATCACCTCAGCATCAACCTCTCTCAACCCTccaccccttcttcttcttcttcctcctccaccaccaccccctcgcTCGCCACAGCGGGGACCTCCGACGCACCCTCCAGCCTCCCCAACCCTCTTCCGACCGCCCCTTGTGTCTCCAGTCTGCTTGGCATGAAACCCATCCCTCTCCTGGCTCTAAATGTTGTGTCTGCTGCTAAGGGTGCCGGGGCTTCAGCTACCACCGCCACCACCTCTGCCGTGCCATGTGTAACTAACAAACTGAAAAGCGAGAAACAGAGATTCTCTCCCTACTGA
- the PCBP2 gene encoding poly(rC)-binding protein 2 isoform X13 has product MDTGVIEGGLNVTLTIRLLMHGKEVGSIIGKKGESVKKMREESGARINISEGNCPERIITLAGPTNAIFKAFAMIIDKLEEDISSSMTNSTAASRPPVTLRLVVPASQCGSLIGKGGCKIKEIRESTGAQVQVAGDMLPNSTERAITIAGIPQSIIECVKQICVVMLETLSQSPPKGVTIPYRPKPSSSPVIFAGGQDRYSTGSDSASFPHTTPSMCLNPDLEGPPLEAYTIQGQYAIPQPDLTKLHQLAMQQSHFPMTHGNTGFSGIESSSPEVKGYWAGLDASAQTTSHELTIPNDLIGCIIGRQGAKINEIRQMSGAQIKIANPVEGSTDRQVTITGSAASISLAQYLINVRLSSETGGMGSS; this is encoded by the exons ATGGACACCGGTGTGATTGAAGGTGGATTAAATGTCACTCTCACCATCCGGCTACTTATGCATGGAAAG GAAGTTGGCAGTATCATCGGAAAG AAAGGAGAATCAGTTAAGAAGATGCGTGAGGAG AGTGGTGCACGTATCAACATCTCAGAAGGGAATTGTCCTGAGAGGATTATCACTTTGGCTGGACCCACTAATGCCATCTTCAAAGCCTTTGCTATGATCATTGATAAACTGGAAGAG GACATCAGCAGCTCTATGACCAATAGCACAGCTGCCAGTAGACCCCCAGTCACCCTGAGGCTGGTGGTCCCTGCTAGTCAGTGTGGCTCTCTCATTGGGAAAGGTGGTTGCAAGATCAAGGAAATACGTGAG AGTACAGGGGCTCAGGTCCAGGTGGCAGGGGATATGCTCCCCAACTCAACTGAGCGGGCCATCACTATTGCTGGCATTCCGCAGTCCATCATTGAGTGTGTGAAACAGATCTGCGTGGTCATGTTGGA gactCTCTCCCAGTCCCCCCCGAAGGGCGTGACCATCCCGTACCGGCCCAAGCCGTCCAGTTCTCCAGTCATCTTTGCAGGTGGTCAG GACAGGTACAGCACAGGCAGCGACAGTGCGAGCTTTCCCCACACCACCCCGTCCATGTGCCTCAACCCTGACCTGGAGGGACCACCTCTAGAG GCCTATACCATTCAAGGACAGTATGCCATTCCACAGCCAGAT TTGACCAAGCTGCACCAGTTGGCAATGCAACAGTCTCATTTTCCCATGACGCATGGCAACACCGGATTCAGTG GCATTGAATCCAGCTCTCCAGAGGTGAAAGGCTATTGGg CAGGTTTGGATGCATCTGCTCAGACTACTTCTCATGAACTCACCATTCCAAACGAT TTGATTGGCTGCATAATCGGGCGTCAAGGCGCCAAAATCAATGAGATCCGTCAGATGTCTGGGGCGCAGATCAAAATTGCGAACCCAGTGGAAGGATCTACTGATAGGCAGGTTACCATCACTGGATCTGCTGCCAGCATTAGCCTGGCTCAATATCTAATCAATGTCAG gCTTTCCTCGGAGACGGGTGGCATGGGGAGCAGCTAG
- the PCBP2 gene encoding poly(rC)-binding protein 2 isoform X20 — protein sequence MDTGVIEGGLNVTLTIRLLMHGKEVGSIIGKKGESVKKMREESGARINISEGNCPERIITLAGPTNAIFKAFAMIIDKLEEDISSSMTNSTAASRPPVTLRLVVPASQCGSLIGKGGCKIKEIRESTGAQVQVAGDMLPNSTERAITIAGIPQSIIECVKQICVVMLESPPKGVTIPYRPKPSSSPVIFAGGQAYTIQGQYAIPQPDLTKLHQLAMQQSHFPMTHGNTGFSGIESSSPEVKGYWAGLDASAQTTSHELTIPNDLIGCIIGRQGAKINEIRQMSGAQIKIANPVEGSTDRQVTITGSAASISLAQYLINVRLSSETGGMGSS from the exons ATGGACACCGGTGTGATTGAAGGTGGATTAAATGTCACTCTCACCATCCGGCTACTTATGCATGGAAAG GAAGTTGGCAGTATCATCGGAAAG AAAGGAGAATCAGTTAAGAAGATGCGTGAGGAG AGTGGTGCACGTATCAACATCTCAGAAGGGAATTGTCCTGAGAGGATTATCACTTTGGCTGGACCCACTAATGCCATCTTCAAAGCCTTTGCTATGATCATTGATAAACTGGAAGAG GACATCAGCAGCTCTATGACCAATAGCACAGCTGCCAGTAGACCCCCAGTCACCCTGAGGCTGGTGGTCCCTGCTAGTCAGTGTGGCTCTCTCATTGGGAAAGGTGGTTGCAAGATCAAGGAAATACGTGAG AGTACAGGGGCTCAGGTCCAGGTGGCAGGGGATATGCTCCCCAACTCAACTGAGCGGGCCATCACTATTGCTGGCATTCCGCAGTCCATCATTGAGTGTGTGAAACAGATCTGCGTGGTCATGTTGGAG TCCCCCCCGAAGGGCGTGACCATCCCGTACCGGCCCAAGCCGTCCAGTTCTCCAGTCATCTTTGCAGGTGGTCAG GCCTATACCATTCAAGGACAGTATGCCATTCCACAGCCAGAT TTGACCAAGCTGCACCAGTTGGCAATGCAACAGTCTCATTTTCCCATGACGCATGGCAACACCGGATTCAGTG GCATTGAATCCAGCTCTCCAGAGGTGAAAGGCTATTGGg CAGGTTTGGATGCATCTGCTCAGACTACTTCTCATGAACTCACCATTCCAAACGAT TTGATTGGCTGCATAATCGGGCGTCAAGGCGCCAAAATCAATGAGATCCGTCAGATGTCTGGGGCGCAGATCAAAATTGCGAACCCAGTGGAAGGATCTACTGATAGGCAGGTTACCATCACTGGATCTGCTGCCAGCATTAGCCTGGCTCAATATCTAATCAATGTCAG gCTTTCCTCGGAGACGGGTGGCATGGGGAGCAGCTAG
- the PCBP2 gene encoding poly(rC)-binding protein 2 isoform X24 yields the protein MDTGVIEGGLNVTLTIRLLMHGKEVGSIIGKKGESVKKMREESGARINISEGNCPERIITLAGPTNAIFKAFAMIIDKLEEDISSSMTNSTAASRPPVTLRLVVPASQCGSLIGKGGCKIKEIRESTGAQVQVAGDMLPNSTERAITIAGIPQSIIECVKQICVVMLESPPKGVTIPYRPKPSSSPVIFAGGQAYTIQGQYAIPQPDLTKLHQLAMQQSHFPMTHGNTGFSAGLDASAQTTSHELTIPNDLIGCIIGRQGAKINEIRQMSGAQIKIANPVEGSTDRQVTITGSAASISLAQYLINVRLSSETGGMGSS from the exons ATGGACACCGGTGTGATTGAAGGTGGATTAAATGTCACTCTCACCATCCGGCTACTTATGCATGGAAAG GAAGTTGGCAGTATCATCGGAAAG AAAGGAGAATCAGTTAAGAAGATGCGTGAGGAG AGTGGTGCACGTATCAACATCTCAGAAGGGAATTGTCCTGAGAGGATTATCACTTTGGCTGGACCCACTAATGCCATCTTCAAAGCCTTTGCTATGATCATTGATAAACTGGAAGAG GACATCAGCAGCTCTATGACCAATAGCACAGCTGCCAGTAGACCCCCAGTCACCCTGAGGCTGGTGGTCCCTGCTAGTCAGTGTGGCTCTCTCATTGGGAAAGGTGGTTGCAAGATCAAGGAAATACGTGAG AGTACAGGGGCTCAGGTCCAGGTGGCAGGGGATATGCTCCCCAACTCAACTGAGCGGGCCATCACTATTGCTGGCATTCCGCAGTCCATCATTGAGTGTGTGAAACAGATCTGCGTGGTCATGTTGGAG TCCCCCCCGAAGGGCGTGACCATCCCGTACCGGCCCAAGCCGTCCAGTTCTCCAGTCATCTTTGCAGGTGGTCAG GCCTATACCATTCAAGGACAGTATGCCATTCCACAGCCAGAT TTGACCAAGCTGCACCAGTTGGCAATGCAACAGTCTCATTTTCCCATGACGCATGGCAACACCGGATTCAGTG CAGGTTTGGATGCATCTGCTCAGACTACTTCTCATGAACTCACCATTCCAAACGAT TTGATTGGCTGCATAATCGGGCGTCAAGGCGCCAAAATCAATGAGATCCGTCAGATGTCTGGGGCGCAGATCAAAATTGCGAACCCAGTGGAAGGATCTACTGATAGGCAGGTTACCATCACTGGATCTGCTGCCAGCATTAGCCTGGCTCAATATCTAATCAATGTCAG gCTTTCCTCGGAGACGGGTGGCATGGGGAGCAGCTAG
- the PCBP2 gene encoding poly(rC)-binding protein 2 isoform X3: protein MDTGVIEGGLNVTLTIRLLMHGKEVGSIIGKKGESVKKMREESGARINISEGNCPERIITLAGPTNAIFKAFAMIIDKLEEDISSSMTNSTAASRPPVTLRLVVPASQCGSLIGKGGCKIKEIRESTGAQVQVAGDMLPNSTERAITIAGIPQSIIECVKQICVVMLESPPKGVTIPYRPKPSSSPVIFAGGQDRYSTGSDSASFPHTTPSMCLNPDLEGPPLEAYTIQGQYAIPQPDLTKLHQLAMQQSHFPMTHGNTGFSGIESSSPEVKGYWAGLDASAQTTSHELTIPNDLIGCIIGRQGAKINEIRQMSGAQIKIANPVEGSTDRQVTITGSAASISLAQYLINVSLENAKPSSQAASVTIPDHLSINLSQPSTPSSSSSSSTTTPSLATAGTSDAPSSLPNPLPTAPCVSSLLGMKPIPLLALNVVSAAKGAGASATTATTSAVPCVTNKLKSEKQRFSPY, encoded by the exons ATGGACACCGGTGTGATTGAAGGTGGATTAAATGTCACTCTCACCATCCGGCTACTTATGCATGGAAAG GAAGTTGGCAGTATCATCGGAAAG AAAGGAGAATCAGTTAAGAAGATGCGTGAGGAG AGTGGTGCACGTATCAACATCTCAGAAGGGAATTGTCCTGAGAGGATTATCACTTTGGCTGGACCCACTAATGCCATCTTCAAAGCCTTTGCTATGATCATTGATAAACTGGAAGAG GACATCAGCAGCTCTATGACCAATAGCACAGCTGCCAGTAGACCCCCAGTCACCCTGAGGCTGGTGGTCCCTGCTAGTCAGTGTGGCTCTCTCATTGGGAAAGGTGGTTGCAAGATCAAGGAAATACGTGAG AGTACAGGGGCTCAGGTCCAGGTGGCAGGGGATATGCTCCCCAACTCAACTGAGCGGGCCATCACTATTGCTGGCATTCCGCAGTCCATCATTGAGTGTGTGAAACAGATCTGCGTGGTCATGTTGGAG TCCCCCCCGAAGGGCGTGACCATCCCGTACCGGCCCAAGCCGTCCAGTTCTCCAGTCATCTTTGCAGGTGGTCAG GACAGGTACAGCACAGGCAGCGACAGTGCGAGCTTTCCCCACACCACCCCGTCCATGTGCCTCAACCCTGACCTGGAGGGACCACCTCTAGAG GCCTATACCATTCAAGGACAGTATGCCATTCCACAGCCAGAT TTGACCAAGCTGCACCAGTTGGCAATGCAACAGTCTCATTTTCCCATGACGCATGGCAACACCGGATTCAGTG GCATTGAATCCAGCTCTCCAGAGGTGAAAGGCTATTGGg CAGGTTTGGATGCATCTGCTCAGACTACTTCTCATGAACTCACCATTCCAAACGAT TTGATTGGCTGCATAATCGGGCGTCAAGGCGCCAAAATCAATGAGATCCGTCAGATGTCTGGGGCGCAGATCAAAATTGCGAACCCAGTGGAAGGATCTACTGATAGGCAGGTTACCATCACTGGATCTGCTGCCAGCATTAGCCTGGCTCAATATCTAATCAATGTCAG TTTAGAAAACGCTAAACCCTCCTCCCAGGCAGCCTCCGTCACGATCCCTGATCACCTCAGCATCAACCTCTCTCAACCCTccaccccttcttcttcttcttcctcctccaccaccaccccctcgcTCGCCACAGCGGGGACCTCCGACGCACCCTCCAGCCTCCCCAACCCTCTTCCGACCGCCCCTTGTGTCTCCAGTCTGCTTGGCATGAAACCCATCCCTCTCCTGGCTCTAAATGTTGTGTCTGCTGCTAAGGGTGCCGGGGCTTCAGCTACCACCGCCACCACCTCTGCCGTGCCATGTGTAACTAACAAACTGAAAAGCGAGAAACAGAGATTCTCTCCCTACTGA
- the PCBP2 gene encoding poly(rC)-binding protein 2 isoform X18 — protein MDTGVIEGGLNVTLTIRLLMHGKEVGSIIGKKGESVKKMREESGARINISEGNCPERIITLAGPTNAIFKAFAMIIDKLEEDISSSMTNSTAASRPPVTLRLVVPASQCGSLIGKGGCKIKEIRESTGAQVQVAGDMLPNSTERAITIAGIPQSIIECVKQICVVMLESPPKGVTIPYRPKPSSSPVIFAGGQDRYSTGSDSASFPHTTPSMCLNPDLEGPPLEAYTIQGQYAIPQPDLTKLHQLAMQQSHFPMTHGNTGFSAGLDASAQTTSHELTIPNDLIGCIIGRQGAKINEIRQMSGAQIKIANPVEGSTDRQVTITGSAASISLAQYLINVRLSSETGGMGSS, from the exons ATGGACACCGGTGTGATTGAAGGTGGATTAAATGTCACTCTCACCATCCGGCTACTTATGCATGGAAAG GAAGTTGGCAGTATCATCGGAAAG AAAGGAGAATCAGTTAAGAAGATGCGTGAGGAG AGTGGTGCACGTATCAACATCTCAGAAGGGAATTGTCCTGAGAGGATTATCACTTTGGCTGGACCCACTAATGCCATCTTCAAAGCCTTTGCTATGATCATTGATAAACTGGAAGAG GACATCAGCAGCTCTATGACCAATAGCACAGCTGCCAGTAGACCCCCAGTCACCCTGAGGCTGGTGGTCCCTGCTAGTCAGTGTGGCTCTCTCATTGGGAAAGGTGGTTGCAAGATCAAGGAAATACGTGAG AGTACAGGGGCTCAGGTCCAGGTGGCAGGGGATATGCTCCCCAACTCAACTGAGCGGGCCATCACTATTGCTGGCATTCCGCAGTCCATCATTGAGTGTGTGAAACAGATCTGCGTGGTCATGTTGGAG TCCCCCCCGAAGGGCGTGACCATCCCGTACCGGCCCAAGCCGTCCAGTTCTCCAGTCATCTTTGCAGGTGGTCAG GACAGGTACAGCACAGGCAGCGACAGTGCGAGCTTTCCCCACACCACCCCGTCCATGTGCCTCAACCCTGACCTGGAGGGACCACCTCTAGAG GCCTATACCATTCAAGGACAGTATGCCATTCCACAGCCAGAT TTGACCAAGCTGCACCAGTTGGCAATGCAACAGTCTCATTTTCCCATGACGCATGGCAACACCGGATTCAGTG CAGGTTTGGATGCATCTGCTCAGACTACTTCTCATGAACTCACCATTCCAAACGAT TTGATTGGCTGCATAATCGGGCGTCAAGGCGCCAAAATCAATGAGATCCGTCAGATGTCTGGGGCGCAGATCAAAATTGCGAACCCAGTGGAAGGATCTACTGATAGGCAGGTTACCATCACTGGATCTGCTGCCAGCATTAGCCTGGCTCAATATCTAATCAATGTCAG gCTTTCCTCGGAGACGGGTGGCATGGGGAGCAGCTAG
- the PCBP2 gene encoding poly(rC)-binding protein 2 isoform X21, whose product MDTGVIEGGLNVTLTIRLLMHGKEVGSIIGKKGESVKKMREESGARINISEGNCPERIITLAGPTNAIFKAFAMIIDKLEEDISSSMTNSTAASRPPVTLRLVVPASQCGSLIGKGGCKIKEIRESTGAQVQVAGDMLPNSTERAITIAGIPQSIIECVKQICVVMLETLSQSPPKGVTIPYRPKPSSSPVIFAGGQAYTIQGQYAIPQPDLTKLHQLAMQQSHFPMTHGNTGFSAGLDASAQTTSHELTIPNDLIGCIIGRQGAKINEIRQMSGAQIKIANPVEGSTDRQVTITGSAASISLAQYLINVRLSSETGGMGSS is encoded by the exons ATGGACACCGGTGTGATTGAAGGTGGATTAAATGTCACTCTCACCATCCGGCTACTTATGCATGGAAAG GAAGTTGGCAGTATCATCGGAAAG AAAGGAGAATCAGTTAAGAAGATGCGTGAGGAG AGTGGTGCACGTATCAACATCTCAGAAGGGAATTGTCCTGAGAGGATTATCACTTTGGCTGGACCCACTAATGCCATCTTCAAAGCCTTTGCTATGATCATTGATAAACTGGAAGAG GACATCAGCAGCTCTATGACCAATAGCACAGCTGCCAGTAGACCCCCAGTCACCCTGAGGCTGGTGGTCCCTGCTAGTCAGTGTGGCTCTCTCATTGGGAAAGGTGGTTGCAAGATCAAGGAAATACGTGAG AGTACAGGGGCTCAGGTCCAGGTGGCAGGGGATATGCTCCCCAACTCAACTGAGCGGGCCATCACTATTGCTGGCATTCCGCAGTCCATCATTGAGTGTGTGAAACAGATCTGCGTGGTCATGTTGGA gactCTCTCCCAGTCCCCCCCGAAGGGCGTGACCATCCCGTACCGGCCCAAGCCGTCCAGTTCTCCAGTCATCTTTGCAGGTGGTCAG GCCTATACCATTCAAGGACAGTATGCCATTCCACAGCCAGAT TTGACCAAGCTGCACCAGTTGGCAATGCAACAGTCTCATTTTCCCATGACGCATGGCAACACCGGATTCAGTG CAGGTTTGGATGCATCTGCTCAGACTACTTCTCATGAACTCACCATTCCAAACGAT TTGATTGGCTGCATAATCGGGCGTCAAGGCGCCAAAATCAATGAGATCCGTCAGATGTCTGGGGCGCAGATCAAAATTGCGAACCCAGTGGAAGGATCTACTGATAGGCAGGTTACCATCACTGGATCTGCTGCCAGCATTAGCCTGGCTCAATATCTAATCAATGTCAG gCTTTCCTCGGAGACGGGTGGCATGGGGAGCAGCTAG
- the PCBP2 gene encoding poly(rC)-binding protein 2 isoform X10 — protein MDTGVIEGGLNVTLTIRLLMHGKEVGSIIGKKGESVKKMREESGARINISEGNCPERIITLAGPTNAIFKAFAMIIDKLEEDISSSMTNSTAASRPPVTLRLVVPASQCGSLIGKGGCKIKEIRESTGAQVQVAGDMLPNSTERAITIAGIPQSIIECVKQICVVMLETLSQSPPKGVTIPYRPKPSSSPVIFAGGQLTKLHQLAMQQSHFPMTHGNTGFSGIESSSPEVKGYWAGLDASAQTTSHELTIPNDLIGCIIGRQGAKINEIRQMSGAQIKIANPVEGSTDRQVTITGSAASISLAQYLINVSLENAKPSSQAASVTIPDHLSINLSQPSTPSSSSSSSTTTPSLATAGTSDAPSSLPNPLPTAPCVSSLLGMKPIPLLALNVVSAAKGAGASATTATTSAVPCVTNKLKSEKQRFSPY, from the exons ATGGACACCGGTGTGATTGAAGGTGGATTAAATGTCACTCTCACCATCCGGCTACTTATGCATGGAAAG GAAGTTGGCAGTATCATCGGAAAG AAAGGAGAATCAGTTAAGAAGATGCGTGAGGAG AGTGGTGCACGTATCAACATCTCAGAAGGGAATTGTCCTGAGAGGATTATCACTTTGGCTGGACCCACTAATGCCATCTTCAAAGCCTTTGCTATGATCATTGATAAACTGGAAGAG GACATCAGCAGCTCTATGACCAATAGCACAGCTGCCAGTAGACCCCCAGTCACCCTGAGGCTGGTGGTCCCTGCTAGTCAGTGTGGCTCTCTCATTGGGAAAGGTGGTTGCAAGATCAAGGAAATACGTGAG AGTACAGGGGCTCAGGTCCAGGTGGCAGGGGATATGCTCCCCAACTCAACTGAGCGGGCCATCACTATTGCTGGCATTCCGCAGTCCATCATTGAGTGTGTGAAACAGATCTGCGTGGTCATGTTGGA gactCTCTCCCAGTCCCCCCCGAAGGGCGTGACCATCCCGTACCGGCCCAAGCCGTCCAGTTCTCCAGTCATCTTTGCAGGTGGTCAG TTGACCAAGCTGCACCAGTTGGCAATGCAACAGTCTCATTTTCCCATGACGCATGGCAACACCGGATTCAGTG GCATTGAATCCAGCTCTCCAGAGGTGAAAGGCTATTGGg CAGGTTTGGATGCATCTGCTCAGACTACTTCTCATGAACTCACCATTCCAAACGAT TTGATTGGCTGCATAATCGGGCGTCAAGGCGCCAAAATCAATGAGATCCGTCAGATGTCTGGGGCGCAGATCAAAATTGCGAACCCAGTGGAAGGATCTACTGATAGGCAGGTTACCATCACTGGATCTGCTGCCAGCATTAGCCTGGCTCAATATCTAATCAATGTCAG TTTAGAAAACGCTAAACCCTCCTCCCAGGCAGCCTCCGTCACGATCCCTGATCACCTCAGCATCAACCTCTCTCAACCCTccaccccttcttcttcttcttcctcctccaccaccaccccctcgcTCGCCACAGCGGGGACCTCCGACGCACCCTCCAGCCTCCCCAACCCTCTTCCGACCGCCCCTTGTGTCTCCAGTCTGCTTGGCATGAAACCCATCCCTCTCCTGGCTCTAAATGTTGTGTCTGCTGCTAAGGGTGCCGGGGCTTCAGCTACCACCGCCACCACCTCTGCCGTGCCATGTGTAACTAACAAACTGAAAAGCGAGAAACAGAGATTCTCTCCCTACTGA